The proteins below come from a single Prochlorococcus marinus str. MIT 9215 genomic window:
- the guaA gene encoding glutamine-hydrolyzing GMP synthase, with protein MSQTSLKKERDPSILILDFGSQYSELIARRIRETNVFSLVVSNCISIKEINNINPKGIILSGGPNSVYEQNAPKCDEKIFNLGIPILGICYGMQLMVKELGGSVIPATKKAEYGRAPINIDQESDLLSDVQDKSIMWMSHGDSIKCLPVGFNKIAHTENTLHAAISNDLKKLFGVQFHPEVIHSEYGMTVIKNFVYKISCCAADWTTETYIEETIPRIREQVGNKKVLLALSGGVDSSTLAFLLNKAIGNQLTCMFIDQGFMRKGEPEFLMNFFDKKFHIKVEYINARKRFISKLKGITEPEQKRKIIGEEFIRVFEEESNRLGPFQYLAQGTLYPDVIESAGTNIDPKTGERIAVKIKSHHNVGGLPKDLQFKLVEPLRKLFKDEVRQVGAALGLPAEIIKRHPFPGPGLAIRILGEVNNEKLDCLRDADWIVRDEIKKAGLYNEIWQAFAVLLPVKTVGVMGDKRTYAWPIVLRCVSSEDGMTADWSKIPFKILERIANRIVNEVISVNRVVYDITSKPPGTIEWE; from the coding sequence ATGAGTCAAACATCTTTAAAAAAAGAACGAGATCCTTCAATATTAATTCTGGATTTCGGATCTCAATATTCTGAATTGATTGCAAGAAGAATTAGAGAAACTAATGTTTTTTCTCTTGTAGTAAGTAATTGCATTTCAATTAAGGAAATTAATAATATTAATCCCAAAGGGATCATTTTGAGTGGAGGTCCAAATTCTGTATATGAGCAAAATGCGCCTAAATGTGATGAAAAAATTTTTAATTTAGGAATTCCTATTCTTGGTATATGCTATGGAATGCAATTAATGGTCAAAGAACTTGGTGGATCTGTTATCCCAGCAACAAAAAAAGCTGAATATGGTAGAGCACCAATAAATATAGACCAAGAATCTGATCTCCTTTCTGATGTACAAGATAAATCTATAATGTGGATGAGTCATGGCGATTCTATTAAATGTTTGCCTGTTGGATTTAATAAAATTGCTCATACCGAGAACACACTCCATGCAGCAATTTCAAATGATTTAAAGAAATTATTTGGCGTACAGTTTCATCCTGAAGTTATTCATTCAGAGTATGGGATGACGGTAATTAAAAATTTTGTTTATAAAATCTCTTGTTGTGCGGCTGATTGGACAACCGAAACCTATATTGAGGAAACTATTCCTAGGATAAGAGAACAAGTTGGCAATAAAAAAGTTTTGCTTGCCTTGTCAGGAGGAGTTGATTCATCAACTCTTGCTTTTCTTCTCAATAAAGCAATTGGAAACCAGCTCACATGCATGTTTATTGACCAAGGTTTTATGAGAAAAGGTGAACCAGAATTTTTAATGAATTTTTTTGATAAGAAATTTCATATAAAAGTTGAATATATTAATGCCAGGAAAAGGTTTATTTCTAAATTAAAAGGGATTACTGAACCAGAACAAAAAAGAAAAATTATTGGTGAAGAATTTATCAGGGTATTTGAAGAAGAAAGCAATAGGTTGGGACCTTTTCAGTATTTAGCTCAAGGTACTCTTTATCCTGATGTTATTGAGAGTGCTGGGACTAATATTGATCCCAAAACAGGTGAAAGAATAGCCGTAAAAATAAAGAGTCATCATAATGTGGGTGGATTGCCAAAAGATTTACAATTTAAATTAGTTGAGCCATTAAGAAAACTTTTCAAGGACGAAGTCCGACAAGTTGGAGCTGCTTTAGGTTTGCCGGCTGAAATTATAAAAAGGCATCCATTCCCAGGTCCAGGATTAGCTATAAGAATTTTGGGAGAGGTGAATAATGAAAAACTTGATTGTTTGAGAGATGCAGATTGGATAGTAAGAGATGAAATTAAAAAAGCAGGTCTTTACAATGAGATTTGGCAAGCTTTTGCAGTATTGTTGCCTGTAAAAACCGTAGGAGTTATGGGTGATAAAAGGACTTATGCGTGGCCAATAGTTTTACGTTGTGTATCAAGTGAAGATGGGATGACAGCCGATTGGTCAAAAATTCCCTTTAAGATTTTGGAGAGGATTGCAAATAGAATCGTAAATGAAGTAATTTCAGTAAATAGAGTTGTTTATGATATTACAAGTAAACCTCCTGGAACTATTGAGTGGGAATGA
- a CDS encoding rod shape-determining protein, giving the protein MFWNRFQFSRDIGIDLGTANTLIHVSGKGVILEEPSVVAMDLEEGVPLAVGEEAKLMLGRTPGNIKAVRPLRDGVIADFDAAEKMIQTFIQKCNEGKGLLAPRIVIGIPSGITSVERRAVREAGLAGAREVYLIDEPVAAAIGASLPVTEPVGTMIVDIGGGTTEVAVLSLGGTVVSESLRIAGDEINDSITSYLKKNHGLAVGERTAEKIKIKIGSAFPDDNFDDTTYEVRGLHLSSGLPRSLTLTSKEIKEAMADPLNKIIEAIKRTLERTPPELAADIVERGIMLAGGGALIRGINDLVTQETGIFAHIAEDPLLCVVNGCGEILGDFRKLKKIVDTVDMGTNSIRN; this is encoded by the coding sequence ATGTTTTGGAATCGATTTCAATTTTCTAGAGATATCGGTATTGATTTGGGAACTGCCAATACACTGATTCATGTTTCCGGAAAAGGAGTAATACTTGAAGAGCCTTCAGTAGTTGCGATGGATTTAGAAGAGGGAGTTCCATTGGCAGTTGGTGAAGAAGCAAAATTGATGTTAGGAAGAACTCCTGGGAATATAAAGGCTGTTAGACCTTTGAGGGATGGTGTTATTGCAGATTTTGATGCTGCGGAAAAAATGATACAAACATTTATTCAAAAATGTAATGAGGGTAAAGGTTTATTAGCTCCTAGAATAGTCATTGGAATTCCAAGTGGTATTACTAGTGTTGAGCGAAGAGCCGTTAGAGAAGCTGGATTAGCTGGAGCTAGAGAAGTTTATTTAATTGATGAGCCTGTTGCCGCCGCAATTGGAGCCTCACTTCCTGTAACTGAGCCAGTCGGTACTATGATTGTTGATATTGGCGGAGGCACTACTGAAGTTGCAGTATTAAGTCTTGGCGGGACAGTTGTAAGTGAATCTCTTCGAATAGCAGGTGATGAAATAAATGATTCAATAACTAGCTATCTTAAAAAAAATCATGGTTTGGCAGTTGGTGAGAGAACGGCAGAAAAGATAAAAATCAAAATAGGTTCTGCTTTTCCTGATGATAATTTTGATGATACAACTTATGAAGTTAGAGGTTTGCACTTATCTTCTGGTTTGCCAAGATCTTTAACTTTAACTTCTAAAGAAATTAAAGAGGCAATGGCAGATCCACTAAATAAAATTATTGAAGCTATTAAAAGAACTTTAGAGAGAACACCCCCTGAACTTGCTGCAGATATTGTTGAAAGAGGGATTATGCTTGCAGGAGGTGGAGCTTTAATAAGAGGAATTAATGATTTAGTTACTCAGGAGACGGGGATTTTTGCGCACATTGCGGAGGATCCTTTGCTGTGTGTAGTAAATGGCTGTGGAGAAATACTTGGTGATTTTAGAAAACTTAAAAAAATAGTAGATACAGTCGATATGGGAACTAATTCAATTAGAAATTAA
- the murA gene encoding UDP-N-acetylglucosamine 1-carboxyvinyltransferase has translation MDIKNNVTKIFKNFSHKKYLKIEGGKFLKGNIEISGAKNSALVLMAASILSKGEINLFNVPQISDVSIMSKLLITMGINIKSNANQLTINTKEIIIPPQDLFFDLCNALRVSFFCIGPILARFGKAKIPLPGGCSIGSRPIDEHIDSLKKLGVIFQYRNNYVIAKVINPQKRLLGSSINFKCKSVGATETLLMAASLAKGKTILNNAAEEPEIVDLANMLNLMGARIKGAGSECITIEGVESLKGCDYTVIPDRIEAGTFLLAAAITRSTISLFPCEPNHLKALINKLELCGCKFEYSNFCLKIIPNQILNSVDITTGPFPDFPTDLQAPFMALMATTNGISKIKETVFENRMHHVKELNHMGAKITVKNNIAKVIGVKKLQGREVTGSDLRATAALAIAGLSANGKTIVKGLEHLERGYENFSEKFQEIGASILKK, from the coding sequence ATGGATATAAAAAATAATGTCACAAAAATTTTTAAGAATTTTTCTCATAAAAAATATTTGAAAATAGAAGGAGGTAAATTTCTTAAAGGAAATATAGAAATTAGTGGTGCTAAAAATTCTGCTCTAGTCTTAATGGCAGCATCAATTCTTTCTAAAGGCGAAATAAATCTTTTTAATGTTCCTCAAATTTCAGATGTTTCAATTATGTCTAAATTATTAATTACAATGGGCATAAATATCAAATCAAATGCTAATCAATTAACAATAAACACTAAAGAAATTATCATTCCACCTCAAGATTTATTTTTTGATTTATGTAATGCCCTTAGAGTGAGTTTCTTTTGTATTGGTCCAATTCTTGCAAGATTTGGAAAAGCTAAGATACCTTTACCAGGCGGTTGTTCGATAGGATCCAGACCAATTGATGAACACATAGATTCACTGAAAAAATTAGGAGTTATATTTCAATACAGAAACAATTATGTAATAGCTAAAGTAATCAATCCCCAAAAAAGATTGTTGGGATCATCAATCAATTTTAAATGCAAAAGTGTAGGTGCTACTGAAACTTTACTAATGGCAGCATCCTTAGCTAAAGGGAAAACTATATTAAACAACGCAGCAGAAGAACCGGAAATCGTAGATTTAGCAAACATGTTGAATCTAATGGGTGCACGAATAAAAGGTGCGGGATCTGAATGTATAACAATTGAAGGAGTTGAATCCCTAAAAGGATGTGATTACACAGTAATACCTGACAGAATTGAAGCAGGTACTTTTTTACTTGCTGCCGCAATAACAAGATCAACAATTAGTCTTTTTCCATGCGAACCAAATCACTTAAAAGCATTAATTAACAAACTCGAACTTTGTGGCTGTAAGTTCGAATATTCCAACTTTTGTTTAAAAATTATTCCCAATCAAATTTTAAATTCAGTTGATATAACAACCGGTCCATTTCCTGATTTTCCAACCGATCTACAGGCACCTTTTATGGCTTTAATGGCAACAACAAATGGTATCTCAAAAATTAAGGAAACAGTATTTGAAAATCGAATGCATCATGTTAAAGAGCTAAATCATATGGGAGCTAAAATTACTGTCAAAAATAATATTGCAAAAGTTATCGGAGTCAAAAAATTACAGGGAAGAGAAGTTACGGGGTCTGATTTAAGAGCTACTGCTGCATTAGCTATTGCAGGACTTTCTGCAAATGGAAAAACAATAGTTAAAGGATTAGAACACTTAGAAAGAGGATACGAAAATTTCTCTGAAAAATTCCAAGAAATTGGAGCATCAATTTTAAAAAAATAA
- a CDS encoding ribbon-helix-helix domain-containing protein translates to MPTKLDRVQVLFQKDVFKKLKLLAKLERRSLSSMAGSLVEEAIESQKYQSLLSKAKSEEFKSKVDETKILINDILKPDIAADDTFDVNSKLKKIDDLLTIISKSNIYEQNKSSRSR, encoded by the coding sequence ATGCCTACGAAACTTGATAGAGTACAAGTTCTTTTTCAAAAAGATGTTTTTAAGAAGCTTAAATTGCTTGCTAAATTAGAACGCAGATCCTTGTCAAGTATGGCAGGAAGTTTAGTTGAAGAAGCTATTGAATCGCAAAAATATCAATCTCTCTTATCAAAAGCTAAATCAGAAGAGTTTAAGTCAAAAGTTGACGAGACTAAAATATTAATAAATGATATTTTGAAACCTGATATTGCAGCTGATGATACATTTGATGTTAACTCAAAATTAAAAAAAATCGATGATTTACTTACAATAATATCAAAGTCAAATATCTATGAACAAAACAAATCATCAAGATCGAGGTAA
- a CDS encoding sulfotransferase family protein codes for MFLNPRLIIIGCLRPSVQFSLLKKAKRFPIISLYLIQNIVLGWLVEPIYWIQKTVYKRPKNMPDPIFIIGCWRSGTTYLHTEIVKATNAATIRNTFSCCPQAALIFKEFIRQLIPSFKDRFFDWVPLPAEGPQELDIALLRFTCQHPPSSIGIGESLSSDLERWHKWKASLDFKKKLQLILEWAWIHDGSPGKIFINKAPGFTTRIDLLLEIWPNAKFIYIERKFGLKTSIEKSIKSFNKEFGFIPYIGNASEDAQLTKSFIYDKWKLMRGLINKENLVEIKYEDLINMPKETIDNLKKFTGASKF; via the coding sequence TTGTTTTTAAATCCTAGATTAATTATCATAGGTTGTTTGAGGCCTTCAGTTCAATTTTCTTTATTAAAAAAAGCAAAAAGGTTTCCTATTATTTCTTTATATTTAATACAAAATATTGTATTGGGTTGGTTAGTAGAACCAATTTATTGGATCCAAAAAACCGTTTACAAACGTCCCAAGAATATGCCAGACCCAATCTTTATAATTGGCTGTTGGAGAAGTGGAACAACATATCTTCATACAGAAATTGTAAAAGCCACGAATGCGGCAACAATCAGAAATACCTTTTCTTGCTGCCCTCAGGCTGCATTAATATTTAAAGAATTTATTCGGCAATTAATACCATCTTTTAAAGATAGATTTTTTGATTGGGTACCATTGCCCGCAGAAGGCCCTCAAGAATTAGATATTGCATTATTAAGATTCACTTGCCAACATCCACCATCATCTATTGGTATTGGTGAATCATTATCTAGTGACTTGGAAAGATGGCATAAATGGAAAGCCTCGCTCGATTTCAAAAAAAAATTGCAGCTAATCCTAGAATGGGCATGGATTCATGATGGTTCTCCAGGTAAAATTTTCATTAACAAAGCTCCAGGGTTTACAACAAGAATAGATCTTTTGCTTGAAATCTGGCCAAACGCGAAATTTATTTACATTGAACGAAAATTCGGATTGAAGACAAGTATTGAAAAATCAATCAAATCTTTTAATAAAGAATTTGGTTTTATTCCATATATAGGTAATGCAAGCGAAGATGCTCAATTAACTAAATCATTTATTTATGACAAATGGAAATTAATGAGAGGTTTAATAAACAAAGAAAATTTAGTAGAAATTAAATATGAAGATCTAATTAATATGCCAAAAGAAACAATTGATAATCTCAAAAAATTTACAGGAGCTAGTAAATTTTAA
- a CDS encoding PD-(D/E)XK nuclease family protein — protein MSEIIKLSRSTVEKYISCPRCCVLDKKYQIKPPSLPFTLNIAVDNLCKNEFDYYRKIQEPHPLFIQHDIDAVPFKHRDLESWRSNFQGIRYKSIEHNFDFGGAVDDIWQKKNGDLIIIDVKATSRNNFDWPETFKKYEYAKAYKRQLEMYQWLFKKNGFQVAKEAYLLYFNGKKNEELFNNQLNFDVHLIKLDCATSWVENKIIDTVNLLRSDDFPKPSLNCEYCNYLKKRWQLSIT, from the coding sequence ATGAGTGAGATTATTAAATTAAGTAGATCTACTGTTGAGAAATATATTAGTTGTCCAAGATGTTGTGTGCTTGACAAAAAATATCAAATAAAACCACCATCATTACCATTTACTTTAAATATAGCTGTAGATAATTTATGTAAAAATGAATTTGATTATTACAGAAAAATTCAGGAGCCGCATCCTTTATTTATTCAACATGATATTGATGCTGTGCCTTTTAAACACAGAGATTTAGAAAGTTGGAGAAGTAATTTTCAAGGGATAAGATATAAGTCTATTGAACATAATTTTGATTTTGGTGGAGCTGTGGATGATATTTGGCAGAAAAAAAATGGTGACCTTATTATTATTGATGTAAAAGCTACATCTAGAAATAATTTTGATTGGCCTGAGACTTTTAAAAAATACGAATATGCAAAAGCTTATAAGAGACAATTAGAAATGTATCAGTGGTTATTTAAAAAAAACGGTTTTCAAGTAGCTAAAGAAGCTTATCTTTTATATTTCAATGGAAAGAAAAATGAGGAGTTATTTAATAACCAATTAAATTTCGATGTACATCTGATTAAGTTAGATTGTGCTACTTCATGGGTAGAAAATAAGATAATTGATACGGTCAATTTGTTACGTTCGGATGATTTTCCTAAACCTTCTTTAAATTGTGAATACTGTAATTATTTAAAGAAGCGTTGGCAGTTATCGATAACTTAA
- the mrdA gene encoding penicillin-binding protein 2 has translation MENKSPYKNLISLKRQPLVLLIFSSISFLLILFRLIFLQLLNYESFKKMSDENRIRLIASQPIRGRILDKNGYVLADSRVKYSLITKPQSVNKSNWEKHKSNISILLNIDSDVIQKKYSNGLNNQKLSVTIIDDLSVEQLIKFKENEGNLISFEIATKLIRNYPYKSVAAHVIGYTQPITESEYKFLSKKGYKLNDLIGRTGIEYVYEDFIRGEWGGEMVEVNSLGKFQKSLGTRPPVQGNDIELTIDLNLQLVAEEVLKDKKAGAIIVMDPRDGAIRAMVSKPNFDLNFFSKDFKPEREYNNLFNSPEKPLFNRALNAYDPGSVWKIVTALAGLESGKFPRDTMLDTKPCITYGSQCFREHNDLGFGVIGYEDALRVSSNTFFYQVGYGVGVDEIHKVSRKLGFNSLSGIEISEQENIGLVASSEWAKEGRGWGQPGRTPWVPEDIASMSIGQFVVQVTPIQIARAYAAIANGGYLVTPHLTKKHLESYLEKKRIPIDIDPQNIQLIKSGLRKVVESGTGVSINYGASNLPPVSGKTGTAEDGEGGLDHAWFVCFTPSEKSELLVVAFAQNTPGGGSVHALPMAREILKVWNEKN, from the coding sequence TTGGAAAACAAAAGTCCTTATAAAAACCTTATTTCATTAAAGAGACAACCTTTAGTCTTACTTATTTTTTCTTCTATTTCTTTTTTGTTGATTTTATTTAGGCTAATTTTTTTACAACTTTTAAATTATGAATCTTTTAAAAAGATGTCAGATGAAAATAGGATCAGACTTATTGCTTCACAGCCAATACGCGGAAGAATACTAGATAAAAATGGATATGTTTTAGCAGATAGTAGAGTTAAATATTCTTTAATAACTAAGCCTCAATCTGTTAATAAAAGTAATTGGGAAAAACATAAATCAAATATTTCTATCTTGTTAAATATTGATAGTGATGTAATTCAAAAAAAATATTCTAATGGTCTAAATAATCAAAAACTTTCAGTAACTATTATTGATGATCTAAGTGTTGAACAATTAATAAAATTTAAGGAAAATGAAGGTAATTTAATTAGTTTTGAAATAGCTACCAAGTTAATTAGAAATTACCCTTATAAATCTGTTGCTGCTCATGTAATTGGTTATACTCAGCCAATTACTGAATCAGAATATAAATTTTTATCTAAGAAGGGTTATAAATTAAATGACTTAATAGGAAGAACAGGAATTGAATATGTTTACGAAGACTTTATAAGAGGCGAATGGGGTGGAGAAATGGTTGAAGTGAATTCATTAGGAAAATTTCAAAAATCATTGGGTACAAGACCTCCCGTACAAGGCAATGATATTGAATTAACAATAGATCTTAATTTGCAACTAGTTGCTGAGGAAGTTCTTAAAGACAAAAAGGCTGGTGCAATAATTGTGATGGATCCTAGAGATGGTGCAATTAGAGCGATGGTAAGTAAGCCTAATTTTGACTTGAATTTTTTTTCAAAGGATTTTAAGCCTGAAAGAGAATACAATAATCTATTTAATTCTCCTGAAAAACCTCTTTTTAATAGAGCATTAAATGCTTATGATCCAGGAAGTGTTTGGAAAATTGTAACTGCTTTAGCAGGCTTGGAAAGTGGAAAATTTCCTAGAGATACCATGTTAGATACGAAACCATGTATTACTTATGGGAGTCAATGTTTTAGAGAGCACAATGATTTAGGCTTTGGGGTGATAGGTTATGAAGATGCCTTAAGAGTTTCTAGTAATACATTTTTTTATCAAGTAGGTTATGGAGTAGGAGTTGATGAAATTCATAAGGTATCCCGAAAGCTTGGTTTTAATTCTTTATCTGGAATTGAAATTTCTGAACAAGAAAATATAGGATTAGTAGCTAGTAGTGAATGGGCTAAAGAAGGTAGAGGATGGGGGCAACCAGGAAGAACCCCTTGGGTTCCAGAAGATATTGCGAGTATGTCTATTGGTCAATTTGTTGTGCAAGTAACTCCAATTCAAATAGCTAGAGCATATGCAGCGATTGCTAATGGAGGTTATCTAGTTACTCCACATTTGACAAAAAAACATTTAGAAAGTTATTTAGAAAAAAAACGTATTCCAATTGACATTGATCCACAAAATATACAATTGATAAAAAGTGGTCTCAGAAAAGTAGTAGAGTCTGGTACAGGAGTATCAATTAATTATGGAGCTTCAAATTTACCTCCAGTTTCAGGTAAAACTGGAACTGCTGAAGATGGTGAAGGTGGCTTAGATCACGCTTGGTTCGTTTGCTTTACTCCCTCTGAAAAAAGCGAATTACTAGTAGTAGCTTTTGCACAAAATACTCCCGGTGGGGGATCTGTTCATGCACTGCCTATGGCTAGAGAAATTTTGAAAGTTTGGAATGAAAAGAATTAA